Proteins from a single region of Lysinibacillus sp. JNUCC-52:
- a CDS encoding nucleobase:cation symporter-2 family protein has protein sequence MNAFKSTTLAIQHLLAMYAGAILVPLIIGGALGFDSKQMTYLVAIDIMMCGIATLLQVYSGKFIGIGLPVVLGCTFTAVSPIIAIGTNPEQGITDIYGSIIASGLIVMVIAGFFGKLVKFFPPVVTGSVVSIIGISLLPVALNNMAGGQGAADFASGSNVALAFITLVIILVVYRFTTGFARAISILIGLVAGTVLGGFMGKVDFTPVSDAGVFHMVQPFYFGMPTFDATAILTMTLVAMVSLVESSGVYFALSDICNKKLDSKDLARGYRSEGLASVIGGIFNAFPYTTFSQNVGLTRMSGVKDRKVIYLTGAFLVALGFLPKIAALTTIIPTPVLGAAMLAMFGMVITQGMGMLVPVMNESAENAMIAAIAVGLGVGVSVVPDIFASLPPGVAILTSNGIVCGSVTAIILNILFNMIGPKHKNDPMHG, from the coding sequence ATGAATGCCTTTAAGTCAACTACGCTAGCTATTCAACATTTACTTGCGATGTATGCAGGTGCTATTTTAGTACCGCTTATTATCGGTGGGGCTTTAGGTTTTGATTCAAAGCAAATGACTTATTTAGTAGCAATTGACATAATGATGTGTGGTATCGCAACATTACTTCAAGTGTATTCAGGCAAATTTATCGGTATCGGTTTACCAGTAGTTCTAGGCTGTACTTTTACAGCAGTTAGTCCAATTATTGCAATTGGGACAAACCCTGAACAAGGCATTACAGATATTTATGGTTCTATCATTGCATCAGGTTTAATTGTAATGGTTATCGCAGGCTTCTTCGGAAAGCTTGTGAAATTTTTCCCACCAGTTGTAACAGGTTCTGTCGTATCAATTATTGGTATTTCTTTATTACCAGTTGCATTAAATAATATGGCGGGTGGCCAAGGTGCAGCAGATTTCGCATCTGGTTCAAATGTTGCTTTAGCTTTTATTACATTAGTCATTATTTTAGTCGTTTATCGCTTTACAACAGGCTTTGCTCGTGCAATTTCAATTTTAATTGGATTAGTTGCAGGGACGGTATTAGGTGGATTTATGGGTAAGGTGGATTTCACGCCCGTTTCAGATGCTGGTGTCTTCCACATGGTGCAGCCATTCTATTTTGGAATGCCGACATTTGATGCAACAGCGATTCTAACAATGACGCTTGTAGCGATGGTTTCTTTAGTAGAATCTTCAGGTGTTTATTTTGCACTTAGCGATATTTGCAATAAAAAACTAGATTCAAAAGATTTAGCACGTGGTTATCGTTCAGAAGGGCTTGCTTCTGTTATCGGTGGTATTTTCAATGCCTTCCCGTACACAACATTCTCGCAAAATGTAGGGCTTACACGTATGTCTGGTGTCAAAGATCGCAAAGTCATTTACCTAACAGGTGCCTTCCTTGTAGCACTTGGCTTCTTACCAAAAATCGCAGCACTAACAACAATCATTCCAACACCTGTACTTGGTGCGGCAATGTTAGCAATGTTCGGTATGGTCATTACACAAGGTATGGGTATGCTTGTACCTGTTATGAATGAATCAGCGGAAAACGCGATGATTGCAGCGATTGCTGTCGGTCTTGGTGTAGGTGTATCAGTTGTTCCAGATATTTTCGCGTCATTACCTCCAGGTGTAGCAATCTTAACGTCTAACGGTATCGTATGTGGTTCGGTAACAGCGATTATCTTAAATATCTTATTTAACATGATTGGGCCAAAGCATAAAAATGACCCGATGCATGGGTAA
- a CDS encoding xanthine phosphoribosyltransferase has product MKLLHDKIKQEGKVLSSSVLKVDTFLNHQIDPLLMKEIGHEFANRFSDDIITKVLTIESSGIAPSVFLGLEIGAPVVFARKRKSLTLSDNLYSSKVHSFTKNETNEISVSCNFLNKDDNILIVDDFLANGEAVKGLLDIAAQAGANVIGVGIVIEKGFQDGGKLLREQGIRVESLAIVDSLEDGKVTFATEDRA; this is encoded by the coding sequence ATGAAGTTATTACACGACAAAATTAAGCAGGAAGGTAAAGTATTATCTTCGTCTGTATTAAAAGTTGACACTTTTTTAAACCACCAAATTGATCCACTACTTATGAAAGAGATTGGACATGAGTTTGCAAATCGCTTCTCTGATGACATTATTACGAAAGTATTAACTATTGAGTCTTCAGGCATTGCGCCATCTGTATTTCTAGGACTTGAAATCGGGGCACCAGTCGTATTTGCACGTAAACGTAAATCTTTAACATTATCAGACAATCTGTATTCTTCAAAAGTACATTCTTTCACAAAAAACGAAACAAATGAAATTTCAGTATCTTGTAATTTTTTAAATAAAGATGACAATATTTTAATCGTTGACGATTTCTTAGCAAATGGTGAAGCGGTAAAAGGCTTACTTGATATTGCAGCACAAGCAGGCGCAAATGTCATTGGTGTCGGCATTGTTATTGAGAAAGGCTTCCAAGATGGCGGTAAATTATTACGTGAGCAAGGTATTCGTGTAGAATCATTAGCAATTGTGGATTCTTTAGAAGACGGTAAAGTAACGTTTGCCACGGAGGATCGTGCATAA
- a CDS encoding APC family permease: MKNSFKRYVIGKPLKSDALGEQKLSKTKALAILSSDALSSVAYGPEQILIVLMTVSTVAFWYSLPIAAGVVVLLVALTLSYRQVIFAYPHGGGAYVVSRENLGVNAGLVAGGSLLVDYILTVAVSVSAGTDAITSAFPSLHAYNVPIAVFFVICLTILNLRGVTESASILAYPVYLFVVVMLLLIGMGIYNVATGQVPADLHPKIGTPVAGISLFLLLKAFASGSSALTGVEAISNAIPNFKSPAPVNAAKTLLAMGSILAVLFIGIVSLAYFYGVAPNAQATVVSQIAEASVGRNVFYYIVQGTTAMILVLAANTGYSAFPLLAVNLSKDGFIPRIFQIRGDRLGYSNGIMMLGLAAIVLIILFDGTTEQLIPLYAVGVFIPFTLAQSGMMRKWWREKPNGWGVKFVINTIGAVISFVVAMMFFVTKLPQVWPVFIFLPLIIWMFHRIKHHYNAVGEQLRLNGEALPKVEGNVFVVPVAGITKVVENSLHYAQSLNVDKIIAFYVAFDQADAKAFEDKWKAWQPDVRLVTYYSPYRSITQPLKKFIDKVEHQYAKTDYQVTVVIPQFLPKKGWQHMLHNQSSLLIRTSLLFHKNVVIMTVPFHLSK; this comes from the coding sequence ATGAAAAATTCATTCAAACGTTATGTTATCGGTAAACCATTGAAATCCGATGCATTGGGGGAACAAAAGCTAAGTAAAACAAAAGCATTGGCTATATTATCATCTGATGCTTTATCATCAGTAGCATACGGTCCAGAGCAAATTTTAATTGTACTCATGACTGTTAGTACGGTTGCCTTTTGGTATTCGTTACCGATTGCAGCAGGGGTAGTGGTGCTGCTTGTAGCACTCACTTTATCGTATCGACAAGTTATTTTCGCTTATCCACACGGTGGTGGGGCATATGTCGTGTCCCGAGAAAATTTAGGTGTGAATGCAGGACTTGTAGCGGGTGGTTCATTACTCGTTGATTATATTTTAACTGTGGCAGTTAGTGTATCGGCAGGGACAGATGCTATTACTTCAGCATTCCCAAGTTTACATGCCTATAACGTTCCAATTGCTGTGTTTTTTGTTATTTGTTTAACGATATTAAATTTACGTGGGGTTACTGAATCAGCTTCTATTTTAGCGTATCCAGTTTATTTATTTGTCGTTGTCATGTTATTGCTTATCGGCATGGGGATCTATAATGTAGCAACGGGGCAAGTGCCAGCAGATTTACACCCTAAAATTGGGACGCCTGTTGCGGGCATCAGTTTGTTTTTATTATTAAAGGCATTTGCCTCAGGAAGCTCAGCATTAACAGGTGTAGAGGCAATATCAAATGCCATTCCAAATTTCAAAAGTCCTGCACCCGTTAATGCAGCGAAAACGCTATTAGCGATGGGGAGTATTTTAGCAGTACTGTTTATTGGGATTGTCAGTCTAGCTTATTTCTACGGAGTCGCTCCGAATGCCCAAGCAACGGTTGTATCTCAAATTGCTGAAGCGAGTGTTGGACGTAATGTATTTTATTATATTGTGCAAGGAACAACAGCGATGATTTTAGTGCTCGCTGCGAATACAGGTTATTCTGCCTTTCCGTTACTGGCAGTCAATTTATCGAAAGACGGCTTTATTCCAAGAATATTTCAAATTCGTGGCGATCGACTTGGCTATTCCAATGGGATTATGATGCTCGGGCTAGCAGCTATTGTGCTTATTATTTTGTTTGATGGTACAACAGAGCAGTTAATTCCACTCTATGCTGTAGGTGTATTTATACCATTTACATTAGCGCAATCTGGCATGATGCGGAAATGGTGGCGTGAAAAACCTAATGGCTGGGGAGTGAAATTTGTTATCAATACAATAGGGGCAGTTATTTCCTTTGTAGTGGCAATGATGTTTTTTGTCACAAAGCTACCCCAAGTATGGCCTGTATTTATCTTTTTACCGCTTATTATTTGGATGTTCCATCGCATTAAGCATCATTACAATGCAGTGGGGGAACAATTACGACTTAATGGTGAAGCATTACCGAAAGTAGAGGGAAATGTCTTTGTCGTACCTGTTGCGGGAATCACAAAAGTGGTGGAAAATTCACTGCATTATGCACAATCTTTAAATGTTGATAAAATAATTGCCTTTTATGTAGCATTCGATCAAGCAGATGCAAAAGCCTTTGAGGACAAATGGAAGGCGTGGCAGCCAGATGTGCGACTTGTCACTTACTATTCGCCATATCGTAGCATCACGCAGCCTTTGAAAAAGTTTATTGATAAGGTGGAGCATCAATATGCGAAAACTGACTACCAAGTAACAGTTGTTATACCGCAGTTTTTACCGAAGAAAGGTTGGCAGCATATGCTACACAATCAATCGAGTCTATTAATTCGAACATCGCTGTTATTTCACAAAAATGTCGTCATTATGACTGTACCTTTCCATTTATCGAAATAA
- a CDS encoding Nramp family divalent metal transporter: MAYKQMTKPAAEAVLDGDIKGWRRILPFLGPAFIAAVAYIDPGNFATNITAGSQYGYLLLWVIAFSNLMAVLIQSLSAKLGIATGKNLPEVARENFSKKTSIFLWIQAELVIIATDLAEFIGAALGLYLLFDIPMLPAALITAIGSFAILELQRRGFRAFEAGISGMVLIVVLAFAFQTFLAQPNWGDVTIGMLTPQFDGVDSLLLATGILGATVMPHAIYLHSSLTQSRVVGRNDNEKRRIFRFEFIDIVIAMIIAGAINMSMLIIAAAVFHTQGLVVEDLDIAYNGLREALGPMAAVSFGLGLLIAGLASSSVGTLAGDVVMQGFIQRKIPLYLRRAITMIPPLAIIAAGVNATYALVLSQVILSFGIAFALIPLVMFTSKKDIMGSLVNHRITTILGWFVVVIVVTLNIYLLWETLFA; encoded by the coding sequence ATGGCCTATAAACAGATGACAAAACCAGCAGCAGAAGCTGTTTTAGATGGAGACATAAAAGGCTGGCGGCGTATTTTACCCTTTCTCGGTCCAGCATTTATTGCAGCGGTTGCCTATATAGATCCCGGCAACTTTGCCACAAATATTACGGCTGGCTCGCAGTATGGTTATTTACTACTTTGGGTTATTGCCTTTTCAAATTTAATGGCTGTGCTGATTCAGTCTTTATCAGCGAAACTCGGTATAGCTACCGGAAAAAACTTACCAGAAGTAGCAAGGGAGAATTTTTCTAAAAAAACTTCTATATTTTTATGGATACAGGCTGAACTTGTAATTATTGCTACAGACCTAGCTGAATTTATCGGGGCTGCCCTCGGTCTATACTTATTATTTGATATTCCGATGCTACCTGCCGCACTTATTACAGCAATTGGTTCATTTGCAATTTTAGAGCTACAGCGCAGAGGCTTTAGAGCATTTGAAGCAGGTATTTCAGGAATGGTGCTAATTGTTGTGTTAGCATTTGCGTTCCAGACATTTTTAGCTCAACCAAATTGGGGTGATGTAACAATAGGCATGCTGACACCACAATTTGACGGTGTCGATTCACTGTTACTTGCAACAGGTATTTTAGGGGCAACCGTTATGCCCCACGCAATCTATTTGCACTCTTCTTTAACACAAAGTCGTGTCGTTGGTCGCAATGATAATGAAAAACGACGTATTTTCCGCTTTGAGTTTATCGATATTGTGATTGCAATGATTATTGCTGGTGCGATTAACATGAGTATGCTAATCATTGCAGCAGCAGTGTTCCATACGCAAGGCCTAGTAGTTGAAGATTTAGATATCGCCTATAACGGATTACGAGAGGCTCTTGGACCGATGGCGGCAGTATCTTTCGGACTTGGATTACTCATTGCAGGGCTTGCAAGCTCTTCTGTTGGTACATTAGCAGGCGACGTTGTTATGCAAGGCTTCATACAACGAAAAATCCCTCTATATTTACGTAGAGCAATTACAATGATTCCACCTTTGGCTATTATTGCAGCGGGTGTCAATGCCACTTATGCGCTTGTTTTAAGTCAAGTAATCCTGTCATTCGGTATTGCTTTTGCGCTTATCCCGCTTGTGATGTTTACAAGTAAAAAGGACATTATGGGTAGCCTAGTCAATCACCGTATCACAACTATACTTGGGTGGTTTGTCGTTGTAATAGTAGTTACGTTAAATATTTACTTATTATGGGAAACACTATTTGCTTAG
- a CDS encoding DMT family transporter: protein MGWLFVFLAASSELVSVIGLKKYSTKKGFISMVLYVGGFAASLTFLYKSFEFLQTSTAYAVWIGIGTAGAVLINMMFFGESKSKGRLASVCCIIIGVVGLKALS from the coding sequence ATGGGATGGCTTTTTGTTTTTTTAGCTGCATCGAGTGAGCTTGTATCTGTTATTGGACTGAAAAAATATAGTACAAAAAAGGGATTTATCAGCATGGTGCTCTATGTAGGAGGATTTGCTGCGTCACTTACCTTTTTATATAAATCATTTGAATTTTTACAAACGAGTACGGCTTATGCGGTATGGATAGGCATTGGAACGGCAGGAGCGGTCTTAATCAATATGATGTTTTTTGGTGAATCAAAAAGTAAAGGCCGCTTAGCAAGTGTATGCTGTATCATCATTGGTGTCGTAGGGTTAAAGGCACTTTCTTAA
- a CDS encoding DMT family transporter, with protein sequence MGKAWLYVGLTSFFELIWIYGFNVAAHWWEWLLIVIFIGLDLHFLSKACEKLPTGTVYAIFAAIGTMGTTLMDVLIFNQVVSIGKLLFIFILIVGVIGLKVADSVEEHKRAKEVI encoded by the coding sequence ATGGGAAAAGCTTGGCTGTATGTAGGGTTAACTAGTTTTTTTGAATTAATTTGGATTTATGGCTTCAATGTGGCTGCTCATTGGTGGGAGTGGCTATTAATCGTTATATTTATTGGGCTTGATTTGCACTTTTTATCAAAGGCATGCGAGAAATTACCAACTGGAACAGTGTATGCAATATTTGCAGCAATTGGCACAATGGGAACGACCTTGATGGATGTATTAATATTCAATCAAGTAGTCAGTATCGGTAAGCTTCTCTTTATTTTTATATTAATTGTAGGTGTTATTGGTTTAAAAGTTGCTGACTCTGTTGAAGAACATAAACGTGCAAAAGAGGTGATATAG
- a CDS encoding TetR family transcriptional regulator — translation MDKEKRIVTSAIQLFKEQGIDKIKIADIVKRAGIAQGTFYLYFPSKMSLMPAIAKVMVDNIFEAIQKNVDEQAPLIEKFNQLIDTIFMMTREHKELVAIIYAGLSASDYLKDWVNAYTPYYNWLRNELDKAKAKGEILIAIDSYATSKMVFGLIEAAAERAYLFDSKEEVLIDEDKRDLLEFICNALVVNKAVIK, via the coding sequence ATGGATAAGGAAAAACGTATCGTAACCTCTGCTATTCAATTGTTTAAAGAACAAGGTATCGACAAAATAAAAATTGCTGATATTGTAAAAAGGGCTGGTATCGCACAAGGAACTTTTTATTTGTATTTCCCTTCAAAAATGTCCTTAATGCCCGCCATAGCTAAAGTAATGGTCGACAATATATTTGAGGCAATTCAAAAAAACGTGGATGAGCAAGCACCACTAATTGAAAAATTTAATCAATTAATAGATACAATATTTATGATGACGAGAGAGCATAAGGAACTTGTAGCCATTATTTATGCTGGATTGTCAGCTTCTGATTATTTAAAGGACTGGGTAAATGCGTATACACCTTACTATAATTGGCTAAGAAATGAGTTGGACAAAGCAAAGGCGAAAGGTGAAATTTTAATAGCCATTGATTCTTATGCTACGTCAAAGATGGTATTTGGATTAATAGAGGCTGCTGCAGAGCGAGCTTATTTATTTGATTCAAAAGAAGAAGTGCTAATCGATGAGGATAAAAGAGATTTATTAGAATTTATTTGTAATGCGTTAGTCGTAAACAAAGCTGTTATAAAATAA
- a CDS encoding class II histone deacetylase produces MMKTGYIFDESYFWHDNGSGTLYLPSGGYLETDVFVEHPSTKRRINNLLNRCGLMKKLEQIEPRPATREEIEMFHTKEYVDKVKHLSDTTGGDAGDHAIVGRGSYEIALLSTGGALKAVDVVMNGEVDNVYALTRPPGHHAEAAKGIGFCIFNNVAIAAKYAKQKYNLERVMVLDWDVHHGNGTESAFYDTDGVLFFSVHQHLSFPNNTGYAENVGEADGKGFNVNIPLPPGTGNAGYIEAFKSIVEPIVNDYKPELIIISAGQDPGMFDPLGRMNMTAEGFAELTKIMMNLANKHTDGKIVFCHEGGYSNAYVPFCTLRIIEELCGVKSDVEDPFQDSQGYPDFVNEVEKKAINEVISIQSAYWPSLKVTV; encoded by the coding sequence ATGATGAAAACAGGTTATATTTTTGACGAAAGTTATTTCTGGCACGACAACGGTAGCGGAACATTATATTTACCTTCGGGTGGTTACTTAGAAACAGATGTGTTTGTCGAACATCCTTCAACAAAGAGACGTATTAATAATTTACTTAACCGTTGTGGTCTAATGAAAAAATTAGAACAAATTGAGCCACGTCCTGCTACACGTGAGGAAATTGAAATGTTCCATACAAAAGAATATGTAGATAAAGTGAAACATTTAAGCGATACAACTGGCGGAGACGCAGGAGATCACGCCATTGTTGGTAGAGGTTCTTATGAAATTGCTTTACTGTCAACTGGTGGTGCTTTAAAAGCAGTTGATGTTGTGATGAATGGTGAAGTCGATAATGTTTATGCATTAACTCGCCCACCTGGCCATCATGCAGAGGCTGCAAAAGGCATCGGCTTCTGTATTTTCAATAACGTTGCGATTGCTGCCAAATACGCAAAGCAAAAATATAATTTAGAACGAGTTATGGTGTTAGATTGGGATGTTCACCATGGTAATGGAACAGAAAGTGCTTTCTATGATACAGATGGTGTTTTATTCTTCTCAGTACATCAGCATTTAAGTTTCCCGAATAATACGGGTTATGCAGAGAACGTAGGTGAAGCTGACGGAAAAGGATTTAACGTCAACATTCCACTTCCTCCAGGCACAGGAAATGCAGGCTATATTGAAGCATTTAAGTCCATTGTGGAACCTATTGTCAACGATTATAAACCTGAGCTTATTATTATTTCTGCTGGTCAAGATCCAGGCATGTTTGATCCACTTGGACGCATGAACATGACTGCTGAAGGCTTTGCAGAGTTAACAAAAATTATGATGAACTTAGCTAATAAGCATACGGATGGAAAAATCGTCTTCTGTCATGAAGGTGGTTACAGTAACGCTTACGTTCCATTTTGTACATTGCGCATTATTGAAGAATTATGTGGCGTGAAAAGTGATGTAGAGGATCCATTCCAAGATTCACAAGGATATCCCGATTTTGTAAACGAAGTAGAAAAGAAAGCAATCAATGAGGTTATTTCAATCCAATCAGCTTATTGGCCATCATTAAAAGTTACTGTTTAA
- a CDS encoding purine-cytosine permease family protein, with translation MSNSIEEISYEHIPLEQRNGTAKELFFTWFAASTVSTTLVTGSLAIVLGLNFWWSLVAILLGHGIGAAIMALHSATGPKAGLPQVVQSRAQFGYFGAILPMLIILIMYLGYGATNTVLVGQGMQETLGLNMNVTVIVSLIPMVLLAIFGQGLLQKSMKIYTIGFTVVFIILSIMILTNVSMELLNAGNFSFSQFLLMTSICVTWQITYGPYVSDHSRFIHPSQSKKVFTYSYLGSFASSVWLMVLGAAIATMVVNGNVMAQIKDMGSLGFIIALLLSLGVLVINSLNIYGAGIIILSIASNFLTFKTSARLRTITSIAIGIIIAIIATWSSSNFMANFQLYLGFILFFIIPWSMITLTDFYILKRVHYPPDEFNKKDGIFGKINIPTMIIYLLTIFIQIPFINTELYVGPIAKMLNGLDIAWLVGGAVSFLLYISFSKLTAPAKLSVDVYPTASVPENN, from the coding sequence ATGAGCAATTCTATCGAGGAAATTAGTTATGAACATATTCCTTTAGAACAGCGTAATGGCACTGCCAAAGAGCTATTTTTTACATGGTTTGCCGCAAGTACCGTTTCAACAACACTTGTAACAGGATCTCTAGCTATCGTATTAGGGTTGAATTTTTGGTGGTCACTTGTTGCTATCCTATTAGGACACGGCATAGGAGCTGCAATTATGGCACTCCATTCTGCCACTGGTCCTAAAGCAGGTTTACCGCAAGTAGTACAAAGTAGAGCACAATTTGGCTACTTCGGAGCTATATTGCCAATGTTAATCATTCTAATCATGTATTTAGGCTACGGAGCTACAAATACCGTTCTAGTTGGACAAGGTATGCAGGAAACACTTGGTCTTAATATGAACGTAACCGTTATTGTAAGTCTAATTCCAATGGTATTACTAGCTATTTTTGGACAAGGCTTACTTCAAAAGTCGATGAAAATCTATACAATTGGCTTTACAGTAGTATTTATTATTTTGTCGATTATGATTTTAACGAATGTTTCAATGGAGCTTTTAAATGCTGGTAATTTTTCTTTCAGCCAGTTTTTATTAATGACTTCCATTTGTGTAACATGGCAGATTACATATGGTCCATATGTATCTGACCATTCAAGATTTATCCATCCTTCACAATCTAAAAAGGTATTTACTTATAGTTACCTTGGAAGCTTTGCTAGTTCAGTTTGGTTAATGGTTTTAGGTGCAGCCATTGCCACTATGGTTGTGAATGGTAATGTTATGGCGCAAATTAAAGATATGGGCTCATTAGGTTTCATTATTGCACTATTATTATCTCTTGGTGTCCTCGTTATTAACTCCTTAAATATTTATGGAGCAGGCATTATTATATTATCGATTGCAAGTAACTTTTTAACGTTTAAAACATCTGCGAGACTACGGACAATTACTTCCATCGCAATTGGTATTATTATTGCCATTATTGCAACTTGGAGCTCAAGCAATTTTATGGCTAATTTCCAATTATACTTAGGGTTTATTTTATTCTTTATTATCCCTTGGAGTATGATTACATTAACTGATTTTTATATTTTAAAGAGAGTACATTACCCTCCAGATGAGTTCAACAAGAAGGATGGCATTTTCGGAAAAATTAATATACCTACAATGATTATTTACTTGTTAACTATCTTTATTCAAATTCCGTTTATTAATACGGAGTTATATGTAGGTCCTATTGCAAAAATGCTAAATGGATTGGATATTGCATGGCTTGTCGGTGGTGCGGTTTCTTTCCTATTATATATTAGCTTTTCTAAATTAACGGCACCTGCCAAGCTTTCTGTTGATGTTTATCCAACGGCTAGTGTGCCTGAGAATAATTAA
- a CDS encoding amino acid permease: MSEIKVNQLGHKAPELKKELKSRHITMISLGGTIGTGLFLASGGAIAQAGPGGALLAYALIGIMVYFLMTSLGEMAAYMPSSGSFSTYATKFVDPALGFALGWNYWYNWAITIAAEIAAVSLIMKYWFPDSSSALWTVIFIAIVLTFNLLSVKSYGESEYWFAMIKVATVIVFIIVSLLMIFGILGGQAPVGFTNFFISDGPFHGGFLATFGIFLAAGFSFQGTELLGITAGETDDPGKNIPKAVKSVFWRIILFYILAIAAIGMLIPFTDARLLSEDIAVSPFTLVFDRLGIAFAASLMNAIILTAMLSAGNSGLYASSRMLWQLAVDGHAPKIFAKLSRRGIPIYALLLTLAVGCLAFLASFFGDGVVYMWLLNASGMSGFIAWLGIAFSHYRFRRAYEAQGLDLKLLPYKAKLYPFGPLFAFTLCMIVVIGQNYTAFTGDSVDWYGVLVSYIGIPLFIALWLGYKIKHKTKMIPLQQCDLKVEK; the protein is encoded by the coding sequence GTGAGTGAAATAAAAGTTAATCAGCTCGGTCATAAAGCACCAGAGTTGAAAAAAGAATTAAAAAGCCGCCATATAACAATGATTTCGTTAGGTGGTACTATCGGAACTGGGCTATTTCTAGCCAGTGGTGGTGCTATAGCACAGGCTGGACCAGGTGGTGCACTTCTTGCTTATGCATTAATCGGCATTATGGTGTACTTTTTAATGACAAGCTTGGGTGAAATGGCAGCTTATATGCCGTCATCAGGTTCATTTAGTACGTATGCAACAAAATTTGTAGATCCAGCGCTTGGCTTTGCACTTGGCTGGAACTACTGGTATAACTGGGCGATTACAATTGCCGCTGAAATTGCAGCAGTTTCTCTTATAATGAAGTACTGGTTCCCAGACAGCTCTTCGGCACTATGGACAGTCATATTTATTGCGATCGTACTAACATTCAATTTACTTTCTGTAAAAAGCTATGGTGAAAGTGAATATTGGTTTGCCATGATAAAAGTTGCGACTGTTATTGTTTTCATTATCGTCAGTCTATTGATGATTTTTGGTATTTTAGGAGGACAAGCACCAGTCGGCTTTACGAATTTCTTTATAAGTGATGGTCCATTCCATGGTGGCTTCCTTGCTACATTCGGCATATTTCTAGCAGCAGGCTTCTCGTTCCAAGGGACAGAGCTATTAGGAATCACTGCTGGGGAAACTGATGATCCTGGTAAAAATATTCCGAAAGCGGTTAAGTCAGTCTTTTGGCGAATTATTTTATTTTACATTTTAGCCATTGCAGCAATTGGGATGTTAATTCCATTTACAGATGCTCGTTTATTATCTGAAGATATTGCTGTTTCACCATTCACACTAGTGTTTGACCGCTTAGGTATTGCCTTTGCTGCATCATTAATGAATGCCATTATATTAACAGCGATGTTGTCTGCAGGTAATTCGGGGTTATATGCATCATCACGTATGTTATGGCAATTAGCAGTAGATGGACACGCACCTAAAATTTTCGCAAAGCTTAGCCGTCGCGGAATTCCGATTTACGCATTACTGCTAACATTAGCAGTCGGTTGCCTAGCATTTTTAGCATCATTCTTTGGTGATGGCGTTGTCTATATGTGGCTTTTAAACGCTTCGGGGATGTCAGGCTTCATTGCATGGCTTGGTATTGCATTTAGTCATTATCGCTTCCGTAGAGCGTATGAAGCGCAAGGCTTAGACCTAAAATTACTACCATATAAAGCAAAGCTGTATCCATTCGGACCACTCTTTGCATTTACATTGTGTATGATTGTTGTAATTGGTCAAAATTATACAGCTTTCACAGGTGATTCGGTTGACTGGTATGGCGTCCTTGTTTCTTATATCGGGATACCACTGTTTATCGCCTTGTGGTTGGGCTATAAAATAAAACATAAAACGAAAATGATTCCACTGCAACAGTGTGATTTAAAAGTAGAGAAATAG